In Pseudomonas poae, a single genomic region encodes these proteins:
- a CDS encoding helix-turn-helix transcriptional regulator yields MTAMTRCLDRPGFMPRLSSHHLLRPRLAEPLLAAQARVKLLCAPGGSGKSALLAECALQAPKGCQVYWLPLNGVALSPLELCQRLAQNLGLAFIDEATLLRDLSRWLSPAWLFLDDFCRLPTPDTDALLDRLLTASSPALTWWLGARRRPMCNWPRLLLDDELLECGADLAFTPAEIQQLFNHSPGQSVDNVLQFSAGWCAGVRIALLGDGHPQKTLLDYLQHELFSTLPTELADAWRVLAHLPRFNAGLCEHLFGYGDGDQYLRDLQALGAFIQPWEDTDWLQVFPPLAQLLRDEPWPAKRSWHRRACQWFTAEQDWQAAFEQALLAEEYEVAVSLLQHFSFEDLFRQQNAVLLLRLHEQHGDELMLGSAQLVGLVTAALLFAGRFDQAAQCIDQLARFAPQPTAAQQRYLLARWQAQWGWLLHLGGDAERSRVHFLEALQALPDSAWTSRLMCLSGLTQQALLRGELDVAQSLNREALCLARAHGSLLLEALLELDHAQLLEQRGAPYRAQSLLENVQGILLKQRLKAGPLVGRIALRRGHLALRQGQDSLAAECFENGLKMCLHSQDKRVLYGFLGLALLAANRGDYAQAFVQLRDAERLMQQRQVPDTVYRAVLLLVSGHFWLQQGRAELTVEAVRRVLRHFRGPTAKQAPPATLELIPRLEYLLVLAEVKVGCAEQPVARLMALLESTHQRGMLCLETELHLVLGEVAWRVGDPVLARRSLQTGLELAARCQVQQAIRELRLRSPGLLSELGMEPQASTPGTVENPLSQRELEVLQLIAQGSSNLEIADRLFISLHTVKTHARRIHSKLGVERRTQAVAKAKTLGLMV; encoded by the coding sequence ATGACCGCCATGACACGCTGCCTGGACCGTCCTGGATTCATGCCCCGGCTGTCCTCCCATCATTTATTGCGTCCGCGCCTGGCCGAGCCTTTGTTGGCAGCGCAAGCCAGGGTCAAGTTGCTGTGCGCCCCTGGCGGCAGCGGCAAGAGCGCGCTGCTAGCCGAATGCGCCTTACAGGCACCCAAGGGCTGCCAGGTGTACTGGCTGCCGCTCAATGGCGTGGCCTTAAGTCCCCTCGAACTTTGCCAACGCCTGGCGCAAAACCTGGGCTTGGCGTTTATCGATGAAGCCACACTGCTGCGGGACCTCTCCCGCTGGCTGTCGCCTGCGTGGTTGTTCCTGGATGATTTCTGCCGGCTCCCCACGCCGGACACCGATGCCTTGCTCGACCGTCTGCTCACCGCCAGCAGCCCGGCGCTGACCTGGTGGTTGGGGGCGCGGCGGCGCCCGATGTGCAATTGGCCGCGCTTGCTGCTCGACGATGAACTGCTTGAATGCGGCGCCGACCTGGCGTTTACCCCTGCCGAAATCCAGCAGTTGTTCAACCATTCGCCGGGGCAGTCTGTCGACAACGTGCTGCAGTTCAGCGCCGGCTGGTGCGCCGGCGTGCGCATCGCGTTGCTGGGCGATGGTCATCCGCAAAAGACCTTGCTCGACTACCTGCAACACGAACTGTTCAGCACCTTGCCAACCGAATTGGCCGACGCCTGGCGCGTGCTCGCCCACCTGCCGCGCTTCAACGCTGGGTTGTGTGAGCACCTGTTTGGCTATGGCGACGGTGATCAATATTTGCGTGACTTGCAGGCCCTCGGTGCGTTCATCCAGCCGTGGGAAGACACTGACTGGCTGCAGGTCTTCCCGCCGCTCGCGCAATTGCTGCGTGACGAGCCGTGGCCAGCCAAGCGCTCCTGGCACCGACGCGCCTGCCAGTGGTTTACCGCCGAACAGGACTGGCAGGCCGCCTTCGAGCAGGCGTTGCTGGCCGAGGAGTACGAAGTGGCAGTGAGCCTGTTGCAGCACTTCAGTTTCGAGGACCTGTTCCGTCAACAGAACGCCGTGTTGCTGTTGCGCCTGCATGAGCAGCACGGCGATGAATTGATGCTCGGCTCGGCGCAACTGGTGGGCCTGGTCACCGCGGCGTTGCTGTTTGCCGGACGTTTTGACCAGGCCGCGCAGTGCATCGACCAGTTGGCGCGGTTTGCCCCGCAGCCGACGGCCGCGCAGCAACGCTACCTGCTGGCGCGCTGGCAGGCGCAATGGGGTTGGCTGTTGCATTTGGGCGGTGATGCCGAGCGTTCTCGTGTGCATTTTCTTGAAGCGTTGCAAGCGTTGCCCGACAGCGCGTGGACGTCGCGACTGATGTGCCTGTCGGGGCTCACCCAACAAGCCTTGTTGCGCGGTGAGCTGGACGTGGCCCAGTCACTTAATCGTGAGGCGCTGTGCCTGGCGCGTGCCCATGGCTCGTTGCTGCTGGAAGCGCTGCTTGAGCTGGACCATGCACAGTTGCTGGAACAGCGCGGCGCACCGTATCGCGCGCAAAGCTTGCTGGAGAATGTGCAGGGGATACTGCTCAAACAACGGCTCAAGGCCGGGCCCTTGGTAGGACGTATCGCTTTGCGGCGTGGGCATTTGGCATTGCGCCAGGGGCAGGACAGCCTGGCCGCAGAATGTTTCGAGAACGGCTTGAAGATGTGCCTGCACAGTCAGGACAAACGTGTGCTCTACGGGTTTCTAGGCCTGGCGTTGCTGGCTGCCAACCGCGGCGACTATGCCCAGGCTTTTGTCCAGTTACGCGACGCCGAGCGCCTGATGCAGCAACGCCAGGTACCGGACACGGTATACCGCGCGGTATTGCTGCTGGTCAGCGGGCACTTCTGGTTGCAGCAGGGCCGTGCGGAGTTGACGGTGGAAGCGGTGCGCCGTGTGCTGCGCCATTTCCGTGGGCCCACGGCCAAGCAAGCGCCGCCGGCAACCCTGGAGCTGATCCCACGGCTCGAGTATCTGCTGGTGTTGGCCGAGGTCAAAGTGGGCTGCGCCGAGCAGCCGGTGGCCCGGTTGATGGCATTGTTGGAAAGCACTCATCAGCGCGGCATGCTCTGCCTGGAGACCGAGTTGCACCTGGTGCTGGGGGAAGTGGCCTGGCGGGTCGGCGATCCTGTTCTTGCCCGACGGTCGCTGCAAACCGGGCTGGAGCTGGCGGCGCGCTGCCAGGTTCAGCAGGCCATTCGCGAGCTGCGTCTGCGTTCGCCAGGCTTGTTGAGTGAGTTGGGCATGGAGCCTCAGGCCTCAACGCCAGGTACCGTGGAAAACCCCCTCAGCCAGCGCGAGTTGGAAGTGTTGCAACTGATCGCCCAGGGCAGCTCGAACCTGGAAATCGCCGACCGGCTGTTTATCTCCCTGCACACCGTCAAGACGCACGCGCGGCGTATCCACAGCAAGCTCGGTGTGGAGCGGCGCACGCAAGCGGTGGCCAAGGCCAAGACGTTGGGCTTGATGGTCTAG
- a CDS encoding AraC family transcriptional regulator has protein sequence MPDLESLQVFQALNRSPNARLEACAELGDGLSAALWSNHHDAQDYQAPSHHTLSCYIGGGTGTFRRDQPGTKGGPDKLCILPAEHQSAWVINGEIRLAHVYFSPEQFALGCVTLLDREPRTLQLRESTFLEAPSQARRFHQLIALNWHEPAERLLTSSLAHEMLSHTLLSQVGAREGLRLKGGLAAHQRRLLVEYIDQHLEDPISLGQLAGMCALSEYHFARMFRQSFGLPPHQYLLARRLTRAQALLRSGALPLGEIAWMCGFSSASHFTHRFRQTMGATPGEYRQAFCA, from the coding sequence ATGCCTGATCTGGAATCGCTGCAAGTCTTTCAAGCCCTTAACCGCTCGCCCAACGCACGCCTGGAGGCCTGCGCCGAGCTCGGTGACGGCTTGTCTGCGGCCTTGTGGAGCAACCATCACGATGCCCAGGACTACCAGGCGCCAAGCCATCACACCTTGTCGTGCTACATCGGCGGTGGCACCGGCACCTTTCGGCGTGACCAGCCGGGCACCAAGGGCGGGCCCGACAAGCTGTGCATCCTGCCAGCCGAACATCAATCCGCCTGGGTGATCAACGGCGAAATCCGCCTGGCACACGTGTATTTCAGCCCGGAGCAATTCGCCCTCGGCTGCGTCACCCTGCTGGACCGCGAACCGCGCACGCTGCAATTGCGCGAAAGCACGTTCCTGGAAGCCCCCAGCCAAGCGCGTCGCTTCCATCAGCTTATTGCGTTGAACTGGCATGAACCCGCCGAACGCCTGCTGACCAGCAGCCTGGCCCATGAAATGCTCAGCCACACCCTGCTCAGCCAGGTCGGCGCTCGCGAAGGGTTGCGCTTGAAAGGCGGATTGGCCGCGCACCAACGGCGGTTGTTGGTGGAGTACATCGACCAGCACCTGGAAGACCCGATCAGCCTCGGGCAACTGGCCGGGATGTGCGCGCTGTCCGAATACCATTTCGCGCGGATGTTCCGCCAAAGCTTCGGCTTGCCGCCTCACCAATATCTATTGGCGCGCCGGCTGACCCGCGCCCAGGCCCTGCTGCGCAGCGGCGCCCTGCCCTTGGGTGAGATCGCGTGGATGTGCGGTTTCTCCAGCGCCAGCCACTTTACCCATCGCTTTCGCCAAACCATGGGCGCCACGCCCGGCGAGTACCGCCAGGCGTTCTGCGCCTAG
- a CDS encoding DMT family transporter → MNLSLYLLTVLIWGTTWIALKWQLGVVAIPVSIVYRFGLAALVLFALLLVSRKLQVMNRRGHLICLAQGLCLFCVNFMCFLTASQWIPSGLVAVVFSTATLWNALNARVFFGQRVARNVLMGGGLGLAGLGLLFWPELVGHTASPQTLLGLGLALLGTMCFSAGNMLSSLQQKAGLKPLTTNAWGMAYGSAMLATYCAVRGIPFEMDWSARYIGALWYLVIPGSVIGFTAYLTLVGRMGPERAAYCTVLFPVVALNVSAFAEGYQWTAPALAGLVLVMLGNVLVFRKPKPVNTILKVQQV, encoded by the coding sequence ATGAACCTTTCCCTGTACCTACTCACCGTGCTGATCTGGGGCACCACCTGGATCGCCCTCAAATGGCAGTTGGGCGTAGTGGCGATCCCGGTGTCCATCGTTTATCGCTTTGGCCTGGCGGCGCTGGTGCTGTTTGCGCTGTTGTTGGTGAGCCGCAAGTTGCAGGTGATGAACCGGCGCGGGCATTTGATCTGCCTGGCCCAGGGGCTGTGCCTGTTTTGCGTGAACTTCATGTGCTTTCTCACCGCCAGCCAATGGATCCCCAGCGGACTGGTGGCGGTGGTGTTTTCCACGGCCACCCTGTGGAACGCGCTGAATGCCCGAGTGTTCTTCGGCCAGCGGGTGGCGCGCAACGTATTGATGGGCGGCGGGCTTGGTCTGGCAGGGCTGGGCTTGCTGTTCTGGCCAGAACTGGTGGGACATACCGCCAGCCCGCAGACCTTGCTCGGCCTGGGCCTGGCGCTGCTGGGGACGATGTGTTTCTCGGCGGGCAATATGCTCTCGAGCCTGCAACAGAAGGCCGGGCTCAAGCCGCTGACCACCAATGCCTGGGGCATGGCCTACGGCTCAGCGATGTTGGCCACGTACTGCGCGGTGCGCGGTATTCCGTTCGAGATGGATTGGAGTGCGCGGTACATCGGCGCGCTGTGGTACCTGGTCATCCCGGGTTCGGTGATTGGTTTTACCGCGTACCTGACCCTGGTCGGGCGCATGGGGCCGGAGCGTGCGGCGTATTGCACCGTGTTGTTCCCGGTGGTGGCGTTGAATGTGTCGGCGTTTGCCGAGGGCTACCAGTGGACGGCACCGGCGCTGGCGGGGTTGGTGCTGGTGATGTTGGGGAATGTGTTGGTGTTCAGGAAGCCTAAGCCTGTGAACACGATCCTCAAGGTACAGCAGGTCTAA
- the norR gene encoding nitric oxide reductase transcriptional regulator NorR: MTAQSLLTTLLPLVADLSRELPEGERYRRLLQAMRALLPCDAAALLRLDGEWLVPLAVDGLSPDTLGRRFKVSEHPRFAVLLSSPGPTRFDSDSELPDPYDGLVDGLHGHLEVHDCMGCPLFVDDQPWGLLTLDALDTERFERVELDALQAFASLAAATVNVAERIERLTLRAEIYREASGQQHKEMIGQSKAHKHLVEEIKLVGGSDLTVLITGETGVGKELVAQAIHAASTRADKPLISLNCAALPETLVESELFGHVRGAFTGALNERRGKFELANGGTLFLDEVGELSLSVQAKLLRVLQSGQLQRLGSDKEHHVDVRLIAATNRDLADEVRNGRYRADFYHRLSVYPLQVPALRERGRDVLLLAGFFLEQNRSRMGLGSLRLTADAQAALLAYNWPGNVRELEHLIGRSALKALGNCRERPKILSLSAQDLDLPDVSAPAIEAPTEEIPIVTGDLRQATEHFQRQIISACLERHQRNWASAARELGLDRANLGRMAKRLGLK; encoded by the coding sequence ATGACTGCGCAATCGTTGCTCACCACCCTGCTGCCCCTGGTCGCCGACCTGTCCCGCGAACTGCCTGAAGGCGAGCGCTACCGCCGCCTGCTGCAAGCCATGCGCGCCCTGCTGCCGTGCGATGCCGCCGCCCTGCTGCGCCTGGACGGTGAATGGCTGGTGCCGCTGGCGGTGGATGGCCTGAGTCCCGACACCCTGGGCCGGCGCTTCAAGGTCAGTGAGCACCCGCGCTTTGCCGTGCTGCTGAGCAGCCCTGGTCCGACGCGCTTCGACAGTGACAGCGAACTGCCCGACCCCTATGACGGCCTGGTCGATGGCCTGCATGGGCATCTGGAAGTCCACGATTGCATGGGCTGCCCGCTGTTCGTCGACGATCAGCCCTGGGGGCTGTTGACCCTCGACGCCCTCGACACTGAGCGCTTCGAACGCGTCGAGCTGGACGCCCTGCAAGCCTTCGCCAGCCTCGCCGCGGCCACCGTCAACGTGGCCGAACGTATCGAACGCCTGACCCTGCGCGCCGAAATCTACCGCGAGGCCAGCGGCCAGCAACACAAGGAAATGATCGGCCAGAGCAAGGCGCACAAGCACCTGGTGGAAGAGATCAAGCTGGTGGGCGGCAGCGACCTTACCGTGCTGATCACCGGCGAAACCGGGGTGGGCAAAGAGCTGGTGGCCCAGGCGATCCACGCCGCCTCAACGCGGGCCGACAAACCGCTGATCAGCCTCAACTGCGCCGCCCTGCCGGAAACCCTGGTGGAGAGCGAGCTGTTTGGCCATGTGCGCGGCGCCTTCACCGGCGCACTGAACGAGCGGCGCGGCAAGTTCGAGCTGGCCAATGGAGGCACGCTGTTCCTCGATGAAGTGGGCGAGCTGTCCCTGTCCGTACAGGCCAAGCTGCTGCGGGTGTTGCAAAGTGGCCAGTTACAGCGCCTGGGTTCGGACAAGGAACACCACGTGGATGTGCGCCTGATCGCCGCCACCAACCGCGACCTGGCCGACGAAGTGCGCAACGGCCGCTACCGCGCCGACTTCTACCACCGCCTCAGCGTCTACCCGCTGCAAGTGCCAGCCTTGCGCGAGCGCGGGCGGGATGTGCTGCTGCTGGCCGGCTTCTTCCTCGAACAGAACCGCTCACGCATGGGCCTGGGCAGCCTGCGCCTGACCGCCGATGCGCAGGCGGCGCTGTTGGCCTACAACTGGCCGGGCAATGTGCGTGAATTGGAACACCTGATCGGCCGCAGTGCCCTGAAAGCCTTGGGTAACTGCCGCGAGCGGCCGAAGATTCTCAGCCTGAGTGCCCAGGACCTGGACTTGCCGGACGTTAGCGCGCCCGCCATCGAAGCACCGACCGAGGAGATCCCCATCGTCACCGGCGACCTGCGTCAGGCCACCGAGCACTTTCAGCGCCAGATCATCAGCGCCTGCCTGGAACGCCATCAGCGCAACTGGGCCAGTGCCGCCCGCGAACTCGGCCTGGACCGCGCCAACCTGGGGCGCATGGCAAAGCGGCTTGGATTGAAATAA
- a CDS encoding disulfide bond formation protein B: MSDELRLGRERRFLVLLGIICLALIGGALYMQVVLGEAPCPLCILQRYALLLIAIFAFIGAAMRTKGALTFFEGLVILSALGGVAAAGHHVYTQFFPEVSCGVDVLQPIVDELPLAKVFPLGFQVDGFCSTPYPPVLGLSLAQWALVAFVLTVILVPLGIYRNRQRNA; this comes from the coding sequence ATGAGTGACGAATTGCGTTTAGGCAGGGAGCGGCGCTTTCTGGTGTTGCTGGGCATCATCTGCCTGGCGCTGATCGGCGGTGCACTTTATATGCAGGTGGTACTGGGCGAGGCACCTTGCCCGCTGTGCATCCTGCAGCGTTACGCCTTGCTGTTGATCGCGATCTTCGCGTTCATCGGCGCAGCCATGCGCACCAAGGGTGCCCTCACGTTTTTTGAAGGGCTGGTGATACTCAGTGCCCTCGGCGGCGTGGCGGCAGCCGGTCACCATGTGTACACGCAGTTCTTCCCCGAGGTCAGTTGCGGCGTCGATGTGCTGCAACCGATTGTCGATGAACTGCCACTGGCCAAAGTGTTCCCGCTGGGCTTCCAGGTCGATGGCTTCTGCAGCACGCCTTACCCGCCGGTGCTGGGCCTGTCCTTGGCGCAATGGGCGCTGGTGGCGTTCGTGCTGACAGTGATCCTGGTGCCACTGGGTATCTATCGCAATCGCCAACGCAACGCCTGA
- the cyoA gene encoding ubiquinol oxidase subunit II, whose translation MSKTGTPITRLLPLLGMMLMLGGCKWTLMDPKGQIGLDQRNLIITATLLMLLVVVPVIIMTFAFAWKYRASNTSATYAPKWSHSTKIEIAVWLVPVLIIIALGYITYKSTHELDPYRPLESDVKPINIEVVALDWKWLFIYPDLGIATVNEIQFPENTPLNFRITSDAVMNSFFIPALGGQIYAMAGMQTRLHLIANEKAEMEGISANYSGAGFTGMKFKAISTSQEDFNAWVAEVKAAPKQLDQAEYDALTKPSQNNPVALYSTYEPDLFQKIVDKYEGMKPGKPVKHEKKEVAAVEGSDTGSHSTAGAEE comes from the coding sequence ATGAGTAAAACAGGTACCCCGATTACTAGGCTTTTGCCGCTGCTTGGCATGATGTTAATGCTGGGAGGCTGCAAGTGGACCTTGATGGACCCGAAAGGACAGATCGGTCTGGATCAACGAAACCTGATCATCACCGCCACCCTGCTGATGCTGTTGGTTGTGGTGCCTGTGATCATCATGACCTTCGCCTTCGCCTGGAAATACCGTGCGTCGAACACCAGCGCGACCTACGCGCCGAAGTGGTCGCACTCCACCAAGATCGAAATCGCGGTGTGGCTGGTCCCGGTTCTCATCATCATCGCCTTGGGTTACATCACCTATAAGTCGACCCACGAGCTGGACCCTTACCGTCCGCTGGAATCCGACGTCAAGCCGATCAACATCGAAGTGGTCGCGCTGGACTGGAAGTGGCTGTTCATCTACCCGGACCTGGGTATCGCCACTGTCAACGAGATCCAGTTCCCGGAGAACACCCCGCTTAACTTCCGGATCACCTCCGACGCCGTGATGAACTCGTTCTTCATCCCTGCTCTGGGCGGCCAGATCTACGCGATGGCAGGCATGCAGACTCGCCTGCACCTGATCGCCAACGAAAAAGCTGAAATGGAAGGCATCTCCGCTAACTACAGCGGCGCTGGCTTCACCGGCATGAAATTCAAAGCGATCTCGACGAGCCAGGAAGATTTCAACGCCTGGGTAGCCGAAGTCAAGGCCGCACCTAAACAGCTTGATCAAGCTGAATACGACGCCCTGACCAAACCAAGCCAGAACAACCCAGTCGCCCTGTACTCCACGTACGAGCCGGACCTGTTTCAGAAAATCGTCGACAAGTACGAAGGTATGAAGCCAGGCAAGCCGGTCAAGCACGAGAAGAAAGAAGTGGCCGCGGTTGAAGGTTCTGACACGGGCTCGCATTCAACTGCTGGGGCAGAGGAGTAA
- a CDS encoding cytochrome o ubiquinol oxidase subunit III: MSNLVTNAGHAHVDDHGHDDHHHDSGPMTVFGFWLYLMTDCILFASIFAVYAVLVNNVAGGPSGHDIFELPYVLGETALLLFSSITYGFAMLAFYKGNKKGVLSWLALTFLFGLGFIGMEINEFHLLISEGYGPHRSGFLSAFFTLVGTHGLHVTAGLLWMAVMMYQVNKHGLTNTNKTRLSCLSLFWHFLDVVWICVFTVVYLMGTL, encoded by the coding sequence ATGTCGAACTTAGTGACCAATGCTGGACACGCCCATGTCGATGACCATGGGCACGATGACCATCACCACGACTCGGGGCCGATGACCGTTTTCGGTTTCTGGCTCTACCTGATGACCGACTGCATCTTGTTTGCGTCGATCTTCGCGGTGTACGCGGTACTGGTAAACAACGTAGCGGGTGGCCCGTCGGGCCACGACATCTTCGAACTGCCTTACGTGCTCGGCGAAACCGCCTTGCTGTTGTTCAGTTCGATCACCTACGGCTTCGCCATGTTGGCCTTCTACAAGGGCAACAAGAAAGGCGTACTGAGCTGGTTGGCACTGACCTTCCTGTTCGGCCTGGGCTTCATCGGCATGGAGATCAACGAGTTCCACCTGCTGATCTCCGAAGGCTACGGCCCGCACCGTTCCGGCTTCCTGTCCGCGTTCTTCACGCTGGTAGGCACCCACGGTCTGCACGTAACTGCCGGCCTGCTGTGGATGGCGGTGATGATGTATCAGGTCAATAAACACGGCCTGACCAACACCAACAAGACTCGCCTGAGCTGCCTGAGCCTGTTCTGGCACTTCCTGGACGTGGTCTGGATCTGCGTCTTCACCGTTGTTTACCTGATGGGGACTCTGTAA
- the cyoD gene encoding cytochrome o ubiquinol oxidase subunit IV, which translates to MANAHSHDHDSHDASHGSVKSYAIGFILSVILTLIPFGLVMYPTLPKSITLMIVLAFAVIQVLVHLVYFLHLDRSKEQRDNVIAFVFAGLVILLLVGLSIWIMFSIHTFMMAK; encoded by the coding sequence ATGGCTAATGCACACTCCCATGACCATGACAGCCATGATGCGAGCCACGGCAGCGTTAAGTCGTACGCCATCGGCTTCATCCTGTCGGTAATCCTGACGCTCATCCCGTTTGGTCTGGTGATGTACCCGACCCTGCCAAAGTCGATCACCTTGATGATCGTGCTGGCATTCGCGGTGATTCAGGTTCTGGTTCACCTGGTGTACTTCCTGCACCTGGATCGCTCGAAAGAGCAGCGCGATAACGTGATTGCGTTCGTGTTCGCAGGCCTCGTAATCCTGCTGCTGGTTGGCCTGTCGATATGGATCATGTTCAGCATCCATACGTTCATGATGGCGAAGTGA
- a CDS encoding protoheme IX farnesyltransferase: MSLKHFIQITKPGIIFGNVLSVAGGFFLASKGHVDLAIFLAAMIGTSLVVASGCVFNNCIDRDIDIKMERTKNRVLVQGLISLKLALVYATVLGVAGVALLYKVANPLAALFAVIGFVIYVGLYSLYLKRKSVHGTLVGSLSGAMPPVIGYVAVTNSFDMAALTLLVMFSLWQMPHSYAIAIFRFNDYLAASIPVLPVKRGIQVAKKHILLYILAFLVATLMLTFSGYAGMSYLAVAAAMGMYWLYMAWTGYKAVDDTVWARKLFVFSIFTITALSVMMSLDFQVPKELLLTYAH; this comes from the coding sequence ATGTCGCTTAAGCACTTTATCCAAATCACCAAACCGGGGATCATTTTCGGTAACGTGCTTTCTGTGGCAGGCGGCTTCTTCCTGGCCTCCAAGGGGCATGTCGATCTGGCCATCTTCCTGGCTGCGATGATCGGCACGTCCCTGGTGGTAGCTTCCGGATGTGTGTTCAACAACTGCATCGACCGTGACATCGATATCAAGATGGAGCGCACCAAGAACCGCGTGCTGGTCCAGGGCCTTATCTCCCTGAAACTGGCACTGGTCTACGCGACCGTCCTCGGTGTTGCCGGTGTGGCGTTGTTGTACAAAGTGGCCAACCCGCTGGCGGCGCTGTTTGCCGTGATCGGGTTTGTCATCTACGTCGGTCTCTACAGCCTGTACCTCAAGCGCAAGTCGGTTCACGGCACGCTGGTGGGCAGTCTGTCGGGGGCGATGCCGCCGGTGATTGGTTATGTGGCTGTAACCAATAGCTTCGACATGGCCGCGCTGACGCTACTGGTGATGTTCAGCCTGTGGCAGATGCCGCATTCCTACGCCATTGCGATCTTTCGCTTCAATGACTACCTGGCTGCTTCGATTCCGGTTCTGCCGGTCAAGCGTGGCATCCAGGTGGCCAAGAAACACATCCTGCTGTACATCCTGGCCTTCCTCGTGGCGACCTTGATGTTGACCTTCAGTGGCTACGCCGGCATGAGCTACCTCGCCGTCGCTGCCGCCATGGGCATGTACTGGTTGTACATGGCCTGGACCGGCTACAAGGCGGTGGATGACACCGTCTGGGCGCGCAAGCTGTTCGTGTTCTCGATCTTCACCATCACCGCGCTCAGCGTGATGATGTCCCTGGATTTCCAAGTGCCGAAAGAGCTGTTGCTGACCTACGCTCACTGA
- a CDS encoding Txe/YoeB family addiction module toxin, which produces MKILFTPEGWDDYLWFQQNDKAGLKRINLLIKAIQRDPFDGVGKPEPLKHNLSGFWSRRITSEHRLVYGIEDDEVQILMCRYHY; this is translated from the coding sequence ATGAAAATACTCTTTACCCCTGAAGGCTGGGACGACTATCTCTGGTTTCAACAGAACGATAAGGCAGGGCTCAAACGCATCAACCTCCTGATCAAGGCAATCCAACGAGACCCGTTCGACGGTGTTGGAAAACCCGAGCCCCTCAAACACAACCTCAGTGGTTTTTGGTCCCGGAGGATCACTTCAGAGCATCGTTTGGTCTATGGAATAGAAGACGATGAGGTTCAGATACTTATGTGCCGCTATCACTACTGA
- a CDS encoding type II toxin-antitoxin system prevent-host-death family antitoxin, translating to METINYTNARAHLSETMDRVNEDHIPLLLTRQKGEPVVMISLSEFNALEETAYLLRSPKNAERLINSINSLRGGRAKPRRLIEE from the coding sequence ATGGAAACCATCAACTACACAAATGCTCGTGCTCATCTGTCCGAAACGATGGACCGAGTTAACGAAGACCACATCCCTCTCCTGCTGACCCGACAGAAAGGTGAGCCGGTGGTTATGATCTCGTTATCCGAGTTCAATGCGCTGGAAGAGACGGCCTATTTGCTGCGCTCGCCTAAAAACGCAGAGCGCCTGATCAACTCAATCAACAGCCTGCGAGGCGGTAGAGCCAAACCAAGGCGGTTGATTGAAGAATGA